The proteins below are encoded in one region of Rhododendron vialii isolate Sample 1 chromosome 7a, ASM3025357v1:
- the LOC131332666 gene encoding putative dynamin-related protein 4A — translation MAMALLVRWRRNISSHFSPSAADVFLYERIRPLLDAVDKLRLLKVAREGIQLPTIVVVGDQSSGKSSVLESLAGISLPCGQGICTRVPLIMRLQHHLNPQPELHLEYHGKIVPTGETHVAEAIVLATDEIAGNGKGISHTPLTLVVKKRGVPDLTMVDLPGITRVPVPGQPEDIYEQISEIIMEYIKPEESVILNVLSDTVDFHTCESIRMSQLVDKSGERTLAVVTKADKAPEGLLEKIIADDVYIGLGYVCVRNRIGEESYEEAREEEAHLFQSHPLLSKIDKSIVGVPVLAQKLVHIQATIISKCLPEIVLKINDKLNSSVSELSMLVSELNMLASEIDMLVSSQKTIVDFWWI, via the exons ATGGCAATGGCTTTGTTGGTGAG ATGGAGAAGAAACATCTCTTCCCATTTCAGCCCATCCGCCGCTGATGTTTTCCTTTACGAGCGTATCCGCCCTCTGCTCGACGCGGTTGACAAGCTGCGCCTCCTCAAAGTGGCCCGAGAAGGCATCCAGCTCCCAACCATAGTTGTGGTTGGCGACCAATCATCTGGAAAATCAAGTGTGCTGGAGTCCCTAGCTGGCATAAGTCTCCCCTGCGGCCAAGGCATTTGCACCAGGGTTCCCCTGATCATGAGGCTTCAACACCACCTAAATCCTCAACCGGAGCTCCACCTAGAGTACCATGGCAAAATAGTACCAACCGGCGAAACCCACGTCGCGGAAGCCATTGTTTTGGCCACTGATGAGATTGCAGGCAACGGGAAGGGAATATCGCACACCCCATTGACTCTGGTGGTCAAAAAGAGAGGTGTTCCGGATCTTACTATGGTGGATCTCCCTGGGATCACTAGGGTGCCTGTTCCTGGCCAACCTGAGGACATATATGAGCAGATCTCAGAGATTATAATGGAGTACATCAAACCAGAAGAGAGCGTAATACTGAATGTTTTGTCTGACACTGTTGATTTCCATACATGTGAATCAATAAGGATGTCTCAGCTTGTCGACAAGTCCGGTGAGAGGACTCTTGCTGTGGTTACCAAAGCCGATAAAGCTCCTGAAGGTTTGCTTGAGAAGATTATTGCTGATGATGTTTACATTGGGCTCGGTTACGTATGCGTGAGGAACCGGATTGGGGAAGAGTCGTATGAGGAAGCCCGCGAGGAAGAAGCCCATCTGTTTCAAAGTCATCCTTTGCTGTCCAAAATTGATAAGTCCATAGTTGGGGTTCCAGTTCTTGCTCAGAAGCTGGTGCATATACAGGCTACAATTATCTCCAAATGTTTGCCGGAGATTGTGCTGAAGATAAACGACAAGCTGAATTCCAGCGTGTCGGAGTTGAGCATGTTAGTATCGGAGTTGAACATGTTAGCATCGGAGATTGACATGTTAGTATCTTCCCAAAAAACTATTGTTGATTTTTGGTGGATAtaa